In Xanthomonas sp. SI, the following are encoded in one genomic region:
- the ftsY gene encoding signal recognition particle-docking protein FtsY, with the protein MVSLFRRNKPQDHAGDSRSTQRYSIEELAAAFPKPAVAAPAAEPAAVEAPVAEQAPPQAAPAAAPVARDSSRPSADTAPLPPAPIAVPHPGATPLPPQAPTAPVEARVPAPAVPAVVTPSAPMPTPAPASAPAAGDDLQRSDAAPAAPAGKPGWRERLRNSAIARSFGGLFSRNPKLDDDLLDEIETALITADVGVPATTALIENLRKRMRAREFVDAQALLRALRADLIAILQPVAKPLQIDRSAKPFVVLTVGVNGVGKTTTIGKLAKRFKDEGHSLMLAAGDTFRAAAVAQLQAWGDHNGVTVIAQGQNADAASVAFDALQAGKARGTEVLIADTAGRLHTQTGLMNELGKIRRVLGKLDPAAPHEVLMVIDGTTGQNALSQLRQFHAAVGVTGLVVTKLDGTAKGGVVFALAREFGIPIRFAGIGERPEDLRVFDAEAFVDALLPEALGA; encoded by the coding sequence ATGGTCAGCCTATTCCGTCGCAACAAGCCCCAGGACCACGCTGGCGATAGCCGCAGCACCCAGCGCTACAGCATCGAGGAACTGGCCGCCGCCTTCCCCAAGCCGGCCGTCGCAGCGCCTGCCGCCGAGCCCGCCGCCGTCGAAGCGCCTGTCGCCGAACAGGCACCGCCGCAGGCGGCGCCAGCCGCAGCGCCAGTGGCGCGCGACAGCAGCCGTCCCAGCGCCGACACCGCGCCGCTGCCGCCTGCCCCGATCGCCGTGCCGCACCCTGGCGCGACACCGCTGCCGCCACAGGCGCCGACCGCACCAGTAGAAGCGCGCGTTCCCGCCCCGGCCGTCCCCGCGGTGGTAACGCCCAGCGCCCCCATGCCCACCCCGGCGCCGGCGAGCGCGCCCGCCGCAGGCGACGACCTGCAGCGCAGCGACGCCGCCCCGGCCGCGCCTGCCGGCAAGCCCGGCTGGCGCGAACGCCTGCGCAACAGCGCCATCGCGCGCAGCTTCGGCGGCCTGTTCTCGCGCAACCCCAAGCTCGACGACGACCTGCTCGACGAGATCGAGACCGCGCTGATCACCGCCGACGTCGGCGTGCCGGCCACCACCGCGCTGATCGAGAACCTGCGCAAGCGCATGAGGGCGCGCGAATTCGTCGATGCGCAGGCGCTGCTGCGCGCGCTGCGCGCCGACCTGATCGCGATCCTGCAGCCGGTCGCCAAACCGCTGCAGATCGACCGCAGCGCCAAACCCTTCGTGGTGCTCACGGTCGGCGTCAATGGCGTCGGCAAGACCACCACCATCGGCAAGCTGGCCAAGCGTTTCAAGGACGAAGGGCACAGCCTGATGCTGGCCGCCGGCGACACCTTCCGCGCCGCCGCGGTGGCGCAACTGCAGGCCTGGGGCGATCACAACGGCGTCACCGTGATCGCGCAGGGCCAGAACGCCGACGCCGCCTCGGTCGCGTTCGACGCGCTGCAGGCCGGCAAGGCGCGCGGCACCGAGGTGCTGATCGCCGACACCGCCGGGCGCCTGCACACCCAGACCGGGCTGATGAACGAGTTGGGCAAGATCCGCCGCGTGCTCGGCAAGCTCGACCCGGCCGCGCCGCACGAAGTGCTGATGGTCATCGACGGCACCACCGGCCAGAACGCGCTGTCGCAGCTGCGCCAGTTCCACGCCGCGGTCGGCGTCACCGGGCTGGTGGTGACCAAGCTCGACGGCACCGCCAAGGGCGGCGTGGTGTTCGCGCTGGCCCGCGAGTTCGGCATCCCGATCCGCTTCGCCGGTATCGGCGAGCGCCCGGAAGACCTGCGCGTGTTCGACGCCGAAGCCTTCGTCGACGCCTTGCTGCCGGAAGCGCTCGGCGCCTGA
- the mutY gene encoding A/G-specific adenine glycosylase, with the protein MRQLPDTFAPRLLAWFDRSGRHDLPWQHPRSPYRVWLSEIMLQQTQVAVVIPYFLRFLQHFPTLPDLAAAGTDAVMAQWAGLGYYARARNLHAAAKRCVELHDGALPRDFDALHALPGIGRSTAGAILSQAWNDRFPILDGNVKRVLTRYHGIAGYPGLPAVEKPLWAIAQAHVAAVADGRMADYTQAQMDFGATLCTRANPACVLCPLQDDCVARRDGLTESLPTPKPGKTLPEREALALLLENASGELLLQRRPPSGIWASLWTLPQAESESELRAWFERETRGRDFDAAEPMPPIVHTFSHYRLHLQPLRLRKVALRDAVRDNDDLRWVARADLSALGLPAPIRKLLDSL; encoded by the coding sequence ATGCGCCAGCTCCCAGACACCTTCGCCCCCCGCCTGCTCGCCTGGTTCGACCGCAGCGGCCGCCACGACCTGCCCTGGCAGCATCCGCGCAGCCCGTATCGCGTATGGCTGTCGGAAATCATGCTGCAGCAGACCCAGGTCGCGGTGGTGATCCCGTACTTCCTGCGCTTCCTGCAGCACTTCCCCACCCTGCCCGACCTGGCCGCGGCCGGCACCGATGCGGTGATGGCGCAATGGGCCGGGCTGGGCTACTACGCTCGCGCGCGCAACCTGCATGCCGCCGCCAAGCGCTGCGTGGAGCTGCACGACGGCGCGCTGCCGCGCGACTTCGACGCGCTGCACGCGCTGCCCGGGATCGGCCGCAGCACCGCCGGCGCGATCCTGAGCCAGGCCTGGAACGACCGCTTCCCGATCCTGGACGGCAACGTCAAGCGCGTGCTGACCCGCTACCACGGCATCGCCGGCTATCCGGGCCTGCCGGCGGTGGAGAAACCGCTGTGGGCGATCGCGCAGGCGCACGTGGCCGCGGTCGCCGACGGGCGCATGGCCGACTACACCCAGGCGCAGATGGATTTCGGCGCCACCCTGTGCACCCGCGCCAACCCGGCCTGCGTGCTGTGCCCGCTGCAGGACGACTGCGTGGCGCGCCGCGACGGCCTGACCGAGTCGCTGCCAACACCCAAGCCGGGCAAGACCCTGCCCGAACGCGAGGCGCTGGCGCTGCTGCTGGAAAACGCCTCCGGCGAGCTGCTGCTGCAACGGCGCCCGCCGAGCGGCATCTGGGCCTCGCTGTGGACGCTGCCGCAGGCCGAGAGCGAGAGCGAGTTGCGCGCCTGGTTCGAACGCGAGACCCGCGGCCGCGACTTCGACGCGGCCGAGCCGATGCCGCCGATCGTGCATACCTTCAGCCACTATCGCCTGCACCTGCAGCCGCTGCGCCTGCGCAAGGTCGCCTTGCGCGACGCGGTACGCGACAATGACGACCTGCGCTGGGTCGCGCGCGCCGACCTTTCCGCGCTCGGCCTGCCCGCCCCGATCCGCAAACTGCTCGACAGCCTCTGA
- a CDS encoding VWA domain-containing protein, translating into MQPRPHRILPSLILAALLASCSTTSDDRVAARAPAVTDASALPEAYVASEGLTEPAPAPARMLAPPSPPAPPAQAAAPVAPSVAGDTYIADARMRMAKPAAPIPPLDRERYEHPTDNPVHSAREQPLSTFSIDVDTGSYANVRRMLRDGQRPPADAVRAEEFINYFDYAHPAPRDRDTPFRVSTELAPAPWNPQRQLLMIGIKGYDVPRQALPPANLVFLIDTSGSMESADKLPLLKQAFAMLVPQLRAQDRVSIVVYAGAAGLVLPPTPGDRHAEILAALQRLQAGGSTNGGDGIRLAYATARRSFIAGGSNRVILATDGDFNVGTVDRGALETLVADQRRSGVALSTLGFGRGNYNDAMAERLADVGDGNHAYIDSAREAHKVLVQQMQATLLTIARDVKIQVEFNPAQVAEYRLIGYENRLLAREDFANDKVDAGEIGAGHSVTALYEITPVGSAPPRLPALRYAAPAQALQTPLHAGELAQLRLRYKLPGQERSRLLQSTIATAAATAQPSADLRFAAAVAAYADLLRGGTHIDGWDWAQVTNAARAATGEDRSGDRREFVELLAAGQRLVAPEEAPATVEVAAETAATAVQVSTH; encoded by the coding sequence ATGCAGCCACGCCCGCACCGCATCCTGCCGTCCCTGATCCTTGCCGCGCTGCTGGCAAGCTGCAGCACCACCAGCGACGATCGCGTCGCCGCACGCGCGCCGGCAGTGACAGATGCCAGCGCCTTGCCCGAGGCCTACGTCGCCAGCGAAGGCCTGACCGAACCCGCGCCAGCACCGGCACGGATGCTCGCCCCGCCCTCCCCACCGGCGCCGCCGGCGCAGGCCGCGGCACCGGTCGCGCCGTCGGTGGCCGGCGACACCTACATCGCTGACGCCCGCATGCGCATGGCCAAGCCCGCGGCGCCGATCCCGCCGCTGGACCGCGAACGCTACGAACACCCAACCGACAACCCGGTGCACAGCGCGCGCGAACAACCGCTGTCGACCTTTTCGATCGACGTGGACACCGGCAGCTACGCCAACGTGCGGCGCATGCTGCGCGACGGCCAGCGCCCGCCAGCCGACGCAGTGCGCGCGGAAGAATTCATCAACTACTTCGACTATGCGCACCCGGCCCCGCGCGACCGCGACACGCCGTTCCGGGTGTCCACCGAACTGGCGCCCGCGCCGTGGAATCCGCAGCGGCAGCTGCTGATGATCGGCATCAAGGGCTACGACGTCCCGCGCCAGGCCTTGCCGCCGGCGAACCTGGTGTTCCTGATCGACACCTCAGGCTCGATGGAAAGCGCGGACAAGCTGCCCCTGCTCAAGCAGGCCTTCGCCATGCTGGTGCCGCAGCTGCGCGCGCAGGACCGGGTCTCGATCGTGGTCTATGCCGGCGCGGCCGGACTGGTGCTGCCGCCGACGCCTGGCGACCGCCATGCCGAGATCCTTGCCGCGTTGCAGCGGCTGCAGGCCGGCGGCAGCACCAACGGCGGCGACGGCATCCGCCTGGCCTATGCGACCGCGCGGCGGAGCTTCATCGCCGGCGGCAGCAACCGGGTGATCCTGGCCACCGACGGCGACTTCAACGTCGGCACGGTCGACCGCGGCGCGCTGGAGACCCTGGTCGCCGACCAGCGCCGCAGCGGCGTGGCGCTGAGCACACTCGGCTTCGGCCGCGGCAACTACAACGACGCGATGGCCGAACGCCTGGCCGACGTCGGCGACGGCAACCATGCCTACATCGACTCGGCGCGCGAGGCGCACAAGGTGCTGGTGCAGCAGATGCAGGCCACGCTGCTCACCATCGCCCGCGATGTCAAGATCCAGGTCGAGTTCAATCCCGCGCAGGTCGCCGAATACCGCCTGATCGGCTACGAGAACCGGCTGCTGGCGCGCGAGGATTTCGCCAACGACAAGGTCGATGCCGGCGAGATCGGCGCCGGCCACAGCGTCACCGCGCTGTACGAAATCACCCCGGTGGGCAGCGCGCCGCCGCGCCTGCCGGCCTTGCGCTATGCCGCACCGGCGCAGGCACTGCAGACGCCGCTGCACGCCGGCGAACTGGCGCAGTTGCGGCTGCGCTACAAGCTGCCCGGGCAGGAACGCAGCCGCCTGTTGCAGAGCACGATCGCGACCGCCGCGGCGACGGCGCAGCCAAGCGCGGATCTGCGTTTCGCCGCCGCGGTCGCCGCCTACGCCGACCTGCTGCGCGGCGGCACCCACATCGACGGCTGGGACTGGGCGCAGGTGACCAACGCGGCGCGCGCGGCGACCGGCGAGGACCGCAGCGGCGACCGTCGCGAGTTCGTCGAACTGCTGGCAGCCGGGCAACGCCTGGTCGCGCCCGAGGAGGCGCCGGCAACGGTAGAGGTGGCGGCAGAGACAGCGGCAACCGCGGTGCAGGTATCCACGCACTGA
- a CDS encoding M48 family metallopeptidase, whose translation MSNVFGRQGGEQGGGRRGPLGGVRWLVLLGFAVYAGYYWFSNRSEDPYTGEKVLIDNSLGVEDEKALGLQAYQEILAQEHPVDPQSQVAQQVRAIAQRLIAKVDVVEDALAAEHGMQAKHYARGFDWDVNVIESEQANAFCLPGGKMAVYTGLLPVAKNADAMAVVMGHEIAHALLRHGAQRMAQQKLTQIGQMAGAASGMDPQQQQMAMAAMGYGYLLPYARSHETQADEVGLMLAAAACFDPQEAVPLWERMSASSGGQAPPEFSSTHPNPGTRIQNLQALMPKAMEYRQRFCESAKTAQR comes from the coding sequence ATGAGCAACGTCTTCGGCCGCCAGGGCGGGGAACAGGGCGGGGGCCGCCGCGGGCCGCTGGGCGGCGTGCGCTGGCTGGTGCTGCTGGGTTTCGCGGTGTACGCCGGGTATTACTGGTTCTCCAACCGCAGCGAGGATCCGTACACCGGCGAGAAGGTGCTGATCGACAATTCGCTCGGGGTCGAGGACGAGAAGGCGCTGGGCCTGCAGGCGTACCAGGAGATCCTGGCGCAGGAACATCCGGTCGATCCGCAGTCGCAGGTGGCGCAGCAGGTGCGCGCGATCGCGCAGCGGCTGATCGCCAAGGTCGATGTGGTCGAGGACGCACTGGCCGCCGAGCACGGCATGCAGGCCAAGCACTACGCGCGCGGTTTCGACTGGGACGTCAACGTGATCGAGTCCGAGCAGGCCAATGCGTTCTGCCTGCCCGGCGGCAAGATGGCGGTCTACACCGGCCTGCTGCCGGTGGCCAAGAACGCCGATGCGATGGCGGTGGTGATGGGCCACGAGATCGCGCATGCGCTGCTGCGCCACGGCGCGCAACGCATGGCGCAGCAGAAGCTGACCCAGATCGGGCAGATGGCCGGCGCGGCCAGCGGCATGGACCCGCAACAGCAGCAGATGGCGATGGCGGCGATGGGCTACGGCTACCTGCTGCCGTACGCACGCAGCCACGAGACCCAGGCCGACGAGGTCGGGCTGATGCTGGCCGCGGCGGCCTGCTTCGATCCGCAGGAAGCGGTGCCGCTGTGGGAGCGGATGAGCGCCAGCAGCGGCGGCCAGGCGCCGCCGGAGTTTTCCTCCACCCACCCGAATCCGGGTACGCGGATCCAGAACCTGCAGGCGCTGATGCCCAAGGCGATGGAGTACCGGCAGCGCTTCTGCGAATCGGCGAAGACGGCGCAGCGTTGA
- a CDS encoding formylglycine-generating enzyme family protein, giving the protein MSLGGSVRTSGTVIAWTLLAALVCGCSGPAPAPPAQPARPAPAKPAQAPATAAGKPVQAPSVTIGGEDAAETVARWQPPLPTLERAQLAQARRDAARALAEDRLFEDAQSAIPLYLAIRALAPQDPVARDGLRTARRRLLQRGDELLRASEQQEQALERADRIAMVALSLDADDPAVRRLQQRVETAQRVLAYNRAGEDDLRAGRLGEDGNGALANFRDALQLDADDARARQGVAAVESALIRRAEAAATVSDFAAAGSWLARAARIRDAAATVRDARARVEGVRSARIAGLRDAGLRDLATPAGLKAAREKLGEVLRIADPGDAVAAMLRERIDLATHYGSFRPGQVFTDGMSNGERGPQMIVVPHGGFRMGASETEPGAMPAEQPLHYVRFDRGFAMSITEVTVAEFRRFVEVSGARPRATRRGHSIVYDERSGNFVRRSGTDWQSGYNGARAAPNSPVMHVSVRDAEAYAAWLSQQTGRHYRLPSEAEFEYALRAGGRGRYPWGNAGTPPRGAGNFTGGGDVSPSGRHWNNAFVGYADGFWGPAPVASFKANAWGLHDMGGNLSEWVADCWHSSYRRAPADGAAWYNPGCRSRVVRGGNWANAPEQTRAAWRLMQDSDTTSARVGFRLVRGI; this is encoded by the coding sequence ATGTCGTTGGGAGGAAGCGTGCGTACGAGCGGCACCGTGATCGCCTGGACCCTGTTGGCCGCGCTGGTGTGCGGCTGCAGCGGGCCGGCGCCTGCGCCGCCGGCGCAGCCCGCCAGACCGGCGCCCGCCAAGCCTGCGCAGGCGCCGGCAACCGCGGCCGGCAAGCCGGTGCAGGCGCCCAGCGTCACCATCGGCGGCGAGGATGCGGCGGAGACGGTGGCGCGCTGGCAGCCGCCGCTGCCGACGCTCGAGCGCGCGCAACTGGCGCAGGCGCGCCGCGACGCCGCGCGCGCGCTGGCCGAGGACCGCCTGTTCGAGGACGCGCAGTCGGCGATCCCGCTGTACCTGGCGATCCGCGCGCTGGCGCCGCAGGACCCGGTCGCGCGCGACGGCCTGCGCACCGCGCGGCGCCGGCTGCTGCAACGCGGCGACGAACTGTTGCGCGCATCGGAGCAGCAGGAACAGGCGCTGGAGCGCGCCGATCGCATCGCGATGGTGGCGCTGTCGCTGGATGCCGACGATCCGGCGGTGCGGCGCCTGCAGCAGCGGGTGGAGACCGCGCAGCGGGTGCTGGCCTACAACCGTGCCGGCGAAGACGATCTGCGCGCCGGCCGGCTCGGCGAGGACGGCAACGGCGCGCTGGCCAACTTCCGCGACGCGCTGCAACTGGATGCGGACGATGCGCGCGCGCGGCAGGGCGTGGCGGCGGTGGAGAGCGCGCTGATCCGGCGCGCCGAGGCGGCCGCGACGGTGTCCGATTTCGCCGCCGCCGGCAGCTGGCTGGCGCGGGCGGCGCGGATCCGCGACGCCGCCGCCACCGTGCGCGACGCGCGTGCGCGGGTGGAAGGCGTGCGCAGCGCGCGCATCGCCGGCCTGCGCGATGCCGGCCTGCGCGACCTGGCCACGCCGGCCGGACTGAAGGCGGCGCGCGAGAAACTGGGCGAGGTGTTGCGCATCGCCGATCCGGGCGATGCGGTGGCGGCGATGCTGCGCGAGCGCATCGACCTGGCCACCCACTACGGCAGCTTCCGCCCCGGCCAGGTGTTCACCGACGGCATGAGCAACGGCGAACGCGGGCCGCAGATGATCGTGGTGCCGCACGGCGGCTTCCGCATGGGCGCCAGCGAGACGGAGCCGGGCGCGATGCCGGCGGAGCAGCCGTTGCATTACGTGCGCTTCGATCGCGGCTTCGCGATGTCGATCACCGAGGTCACCGTGGCCGAGTTCCGCCGCTTCGTCGAGGTCAGCGGCGCGCGGCCGCGGGCGACCCGGCGCGGGCATTCGATCGTCTACGACGAGCGCAGCGGCAACTTCGTGCGCCGCAGCGGCACCGACTGGCAGTCCGGCTACAACGGCGCGCGCGCCGCGCCGAACAGCCCGGTGATGCACGTCAGCGTGCGCGATGCCGAGGCCTACGCGGCATGGCTGTCGCAGCAGACCGGGCGCCACTACCGGCTGCCCAGCGAGGCCGAGTTCGAATACGCGCTGCGCGCTGGCGGCCGCGGCCGCTATCCCTGGGGCAACGCCGGCACCCCGCCGCGCGGCGCCGGCAACTTCACCGGCGGCGGCGACGTCTCGCCCAGCGGCCGGCACTGGAACAACGCCTTCGTCGGCTATGCCGACGGCTTCTGGGGGCCGGCGCCGGTCGCCAGCTTCAAGGCCAACGCCTGGGGCCTGCACGACATGGGCGGCAACCTCAGCGAGTGGGTCGCCGATTGCTGGCATTCCAGCTACCGCCGCGCGCCGGCCGACGGCGCCGCCTGGTACAACCCCGGCTGCCGCTCGCGGGTGGTGCGCGGCGGCAACTGGGCCAACGCGCCGGAACAGACCCGTGCCGCCTGGCGGCTGATGCAGGACTCCGACACCACCAGCGCCCGCGTCGGTTTCCGCCTGGTGCGCGGAATTTGA
- a CDS encoding chemotaxis protein CheW, with translation MATHLDNAAAVPLQTQEAPSQFLTFQLEQELFGLNIDGIHEIIEYRAPTPVPTMPACVRGVINLRGAVVPVVDLQLRLGRAPSRISRRSCIVIVSAAEGGTIQAFGLLVDAVSAVLDIPAQQIEAAPSFGSGIRDELLQGMGKLEDRLVILLDRARLLRVDEIADVALPAAA, from the coding sequence ATGGCTACGCATCTGGACAACGCAGCGGCCGTACCGCTGCAGACGCAGGAGGCGCCGTCGCAGTTCCTGACCTTCCAACTGGAACAGGAGCTGTTCGGGCTGAACATCGACGGCATCCACGAGATCATCGAATACCGTGCGCCGACGCCGGTCCCGACCATGCCGGCCTGCGTGCGCGGCGTGATCAACCTGCGCGGCGCGGTGGTGCCGGTGGTGGACCTGCAACTGCGGCTGGGTCGCGCGCCCAGCCGCATCAGCCGGCGCAGCTGCATCGTCATCGTCAGCGCCGCGGAGGGCGGCACGATCCAGGCGTTCGGCCTGCTGGTCGATGCGGTCAGCGCCGTGCTGGATATCCCGGCGCAACAGATCGAGGCGGCGCCCTCGTTCGGCAGCGGCATCCGCGACGAGTTGCTGCAGGGCATGGGCAAGCTGGAAGACCGGCTGGTGATCCTGCTGGATCGCGCGCGCCTGCTGCGCGTGGACGAGATCGCCGACGTGGCGTTGCCGGCCGCGGCCTGA
- a CDS encoding oxidative damage protection protein: MPRTVFCQYQQRDAEGLDYVPYPGELGQRVFAHIGKAGWQAWLAHQTMLINENRLSPRDPKHRAFLETELDKFLFQGGASKPEGYVEPEQES, translated from the coding sequence ATGCCCCGCACCGTCTTCTGCCAGTACCAGCAACGCGACGCCGAAGGGCTCGACTACGTGCCGTATCCCGGCGAACTCGGCCAGCGCGTGTTCGCGCACATCGGCAAGGCCGGCTGGCAGGCGTGGCTGGCGCACCAGACCATGCTGATCAACGAGAACCGGCTGTCGCCGCGCGATCCCAAGCACCGTGCATTTCTGGAAACGGAGCTGGACAAATTCCTGTTCCAGGGCGGCGCGTCCAAGCCCGAAGGCTACGTGGAACCCGAACAGGAATCCTGA
- the rnd gene encoding ribonuclease D: protein MPYWIKQPAELAERLAQRPARIGLDTEFVRERTYWPQLALVQMAVADEILLIDPLIPGMPQALAPWLSDPAILKVMHSASEDLVAFKCACGALPRPLFDTQIGAGLAGIGAGMGYQKLVLEITGVHLAKGETRSDWLRRPLSPAQLDYAADDVRHLFAIHDALQERLQRLDRSAWLHEDGERLLGTVEHDEGERWPHLGMRSAQFMDRPAQQRLLRLLRWRDVQARHSDKPRSWILDNELAATLARFPPSDRDELQAMLDKHPKAPRKLGDALWQALTTPLPDEADAPLALASSDDNKAALKRLQDAVSARSAELGLPDGLLASRKHLEALLESGQWPQPLAGWRRRELEATLQPLLGNAG from the coding sequence GTGCCCTATTGGATCAAGCAACCCGCCGAGCTGGCCGAACGGCTGGCGCAGCGCCCGGCCAGGATCGGCCTGGATACCGAATTCGTCCGCGAACGCACCTACTGGCCGCAACTGGCGTTGGTGCAGATGGCGGTGGCCGACGAAATCCTGCTGATCGACCCGCTGATTCCCGGCATGCCGCAGGCGCTGGCGCCGTGGCTGTCGGACCCGGCCATCCTCAAGGTCATGCACAGCGCCAGCGAAGACCTGGTCGCGTTCAAATGCGCCTGCGGCGCGCTGCCGCGGCCGTTGTTCGACACCCAGATCGGCGCCGGCCTGGCCGGCATCGGCGCCGGCATGGGCTACCAGAAGCTGGTGCTGGAAATCACCGGCGTGCACCTGGCCAAGGGCGAAACCCGCTCGGACTGGCTGCGCCGCCCGCTGTCGCCGGCGCAACTGGACTACGCCGCCGACGACGTGCGCCACCTGTTCGCGATCCACGACGCGCTGCAGGAACGGCTGCAGCGGCTGGACCGCAGCGCCTGGCTGCACGAGGACGGCGAGCGCCTGCTCGGCACCGTGGAGCACGACGAAGGCGAGCGCTGGCCGCACCTGGGCATGCGCTCGGCGCAGTTCATGGACCGGCCCGCGCAGCAGCGGCTGTTGCGCCTGCTGCGCTGGCGCGACGTACAGGCGCGGCACAGCGACAAGCCGCGCAGCTGGATCCTGGACAACGAACTGGCCGCCACCCTGGCGCGCTTCCCGCCTTCCGACCGCGACGAACTGCAGGCGATGCTGGACAAGCACCCCAAGGCGCCGCGCAAGCTCGGCGACGCGCTGTGGCAAGCGCTGACCACGCCGCTGCCCGACGAAGCGGACGCGCCGCTGGCGCTGGCTTCCAGCGACGACAACAAGGCGGCGTTGAAGCGGCTGCAGGATGCGGTGTCCGCACGCAGCGCCGAACTCGGCCTGCCCGACGGCCTGCTCGCCTCGCGCAAGCATCTGGAAGCCTTGCTGGAAAGCGGCCAATGGCCGCAGCCGCTGGCCGGCTGGCGCCGGCGCGAACTGGAAGCCACGCTGCAGCCATTACTCGGCAACGCCGGCTGA
- a CDS encoding AraC family transcriptional regulator: MDTLISASEMQTLFDALPDVVFFVKDRDGRYTHVNLTLVRRLGKKYRADLIGKSALEVFPLPLGGSYLMQDRRVLCGEMIENQLEVHLFPNRTPGWCLTFKRPLCEHNEVIGVVGISRDLGQPDSRHSAYERISRAMEHMQIHYGDNLRVQTLADLAELSVAQLERHFRRVFQLTPQQLLTKMRIEAAMRLLHGEDSIASIGQACGFADQSAFARQFKATVGMTPRDYRSMKGKL, encoded by the coding sequence ATGGATACTTTGATTTCCGCGTCGGAAATGCAGACGCTGTTCGATGCGTTGCCGGACGTGGTGTTCTTCGTCAAGGACCGCGACGGCCGCTACACCCACGTCAACCTGACCCTGGTGCGGCGCCTGGGCAAGAAATACCGCGCCGACCTGATCGGCAAATCGGCGCTGGAAGTGTTCCCGCTGCCGCTGGGCGGCAGCTACCTGATGCAGGACCGGCGCGTACTGTGCGGCGAGATGATCGAGAACCAGCTGGAAGTGCACCTGTTCCCGAACCGCACCCCGGGCTGGTGCCTGACCTTCAAGCGCCCGCTGTGCGAGCACAACGAGGTGATCGGCGTGGTCGGCATCTCGCGCGACCTGGGCCAGCCCGACAGCCGCCATTCGGCCTACGAACGCATCAGCCGCGCAATGGAGCACATGCAGATCCACTACGGCGACAACCTGCGCGTGCAGACCCTGGCCGACCTGGCGGAACTGTCGGTGGCGCAGCTGGAACGGCACTTCCGCCGCGTGTTCCAGCTGACCCCGCAGCAGTTGCTGACCAAGATGCGGATCGAAGCGGCGATGCGCCTGCTGCACGGCGAGGACAGCATCGCCAGCATCGGCCAGGCCTGCGGCTTCGCCGACCAGAGCGCGTTCGCGCGCCAGTTCAAGGCCACCGTCGGCATGACCCCGCGCGACTACCGCTCGATGAAGGGCAAGCTCTGA
- a CDS encoding DUF6491 family protein: protein MKRLLLSLLGLAALAGCATNRISDDERLALYRAHAAAPVRDFQYYNRISGWTALGDSALAVWTRPNQAYLLELSGRCADLDFAPTIAITHFSDRVSARFDDVLVIGGSPGAIRLPCRIQSIRPLDIKALRISEKELREAKVQERAQPAPAQ from the coding sequence ATGAAACGCCTCTTGCTGTCACTGCTCGGACTGGCCGCGCTGGCCGGCTGCGCCACCAACCGGATCAGCGACGACGAGCGCCTGGCGCTGTACCGCGCCCATGCCGCCGCGCCGGTGCGCGACTTCCAGTACTACAACCGGATCAGCGGCTGGACCGCGCTCGGCGACAGCGCGCTGGCGGTGTGGACGCGGCCGAACCAGGCCTATCTGCTGGAGCTGAGCGGCCGCTGCGCCGATCTGGACTTCGCGCCGACCATCGCCATCACCCACTTCAGCGACCGGGTGTCGGCGCGTTTCGACGACGTGCTGGTGATCGGCGGCAGCCCGGGCGCGATCCGCCTGCCGTGCCGCATCCAGAGCATCCGCCCGCTCGACATCAAGGCGCTGCGTATTTCGGAAAAGGAATTGCGCGAGGCCAAGGTGCAGGAGCGGGCGCAGCCGGCGCCGGCGCAGTAG
- a CDS encoding H-NS family nucleoid-associated regulatory protein, with translation MTEVRNLQQLAEAKAKLHEEIRKLEEQEKQAREGETSAAHANILSLLEQFAEFFSAKQRNEIAAYVTSAAPKAASTKSAGGRSEVKPKYQLPHTGETWSGRGRTPKAFAAWEGTAAYNEWKARHPDLKFPLVKY, from the coding sequence ATGACGGAAGTTCGCAACTTGCAACAACTCGCCGAAGCCAAGGCCAAGCTGCACGAAGAGATTCGCAAGCTGGAAGAGCAGGAGAAGCAGGCGCGCGAAGGCGAGACCAGCGCTGCGCACGCCAACATCCTGTCGCTGCTCGAGCAGTTCGCCGAGTTCTTCAGCGCCAAGCAGCGCAACGAGATCGCCGCCTACGTGACCAGCGCCGCGCCGAAGGCTGCCAGCACCAAGTCCGCCGGCGGCCGCAGCGAGGTCAAGCCGAAGTACCAGCTGCCGCACACCGGCGAGACCTGGTCCGGCCGCGGCCGCACGCCGAAGGCGTTCGCCGCATGGGAAGGCACCGCCGCCTACAACGAATGGAAGGCGCGCCATCCGGATCTGAAGTTCCCGCTGGTCAAATACTGA